GCGGCGCCACGTGCTCGAGCACACGCATCATGTCTTCCTTCGGTTCGCCGACCGACAGTCCGCCGATCGCATAGCCGTGGAAGTCCAGTTCCGACAGGCCCGCGAGCGACTCGTCGCGCAGGTGCTCGTACATGCCGCCCTGCACGATGCCGAACAGCGCGTTCGGATTCTCCAGGCGATTGAACTCATCGATGGAGCGCTTGGCCCAGCGCAGCGACATGCGCATCGACTGGCCGGCCTCGACCTCCGTGGCCGGACGGCCGTCGATTTCGTATGGCGTGCATTCGTCGAACTGCATGACGATGTCCGAATTGAGCACGCGCTGGATCTGCATCGAGATTTCCGGCGAGAGGAAAAGCCGGTCGCCGTTGACGGGCGAGGCGAACTTCACGCCTTCTTCGCTGATTTTGCGCAGATCGCCCAGGCTGAACACCTGAAAACCGCCGGAATCGGTGAGGATCGGGCGATCCCAGCCCATGAAGCGGTGCAGGCCGCCGTGGGCGGCAATTGTCTCGAGCCCCGGGCGCAGCCACAGGTGAAAGGTATTGCCGAGGATGATCTGGGCGTTGTTCTCGACGAGCTCGGCGGGCGACATTGCCTTGACCGAGCCGTAGGTGCCCACGGGCATGAAGATGGGCGTCTCGACCACGCCATGGTTGAGCGTGACGCGCCCCCGGCGGGCTTGCCCGTCGGTGGTGATGAGTTCGAACTTGAGCATGTGTCGTGCGCCCCGGCACCACCGGCAAAACAAGCCAGCGCCCGCACGGGACGTCAAAAAATGAGCGGCCGCGCCCCATGCGCGGTCAGGGCGCTATTGTACCGGTAAGTCCCGTCAAGTCTTGCGGGCCGTCCCACAGGCGCCCTCGCCGGTGCGCCATGTCCGCCGGCAGTCTCAGGCGGCGGTCTTCGTCGCGTGGCGAACCGCTTCGCGCGAGAGGATCATCGCGTCGCCGTAGCTGAAGAAGCGATACCGCTGCTCGATCGCGTGCCGGTATGCCGCGCGAATCGTCTCCATGCCGGAGAAGGCCGAGACGAGCATGAGCAGCGTCGACTTGGGCAGGTGGAAGTTGGTGATGAGCCGATCGACGAGCTGGAAGCGGTAGCCCGGCGTGATGAAGATGTCCGTCTCGGCGCTGCCCGCACGCAGCGAGCCG
The Pandoraea pulmonicola DNA segment above includes these coding regions:
- the tgt gene encoding tRNA guanosine(34) transglycosylase Tgt; the encoded protein is MLKFELITTDGQARRGRVTLNHGVVETPIFMPVGTYGSVKAMSPAELVENNAQIILGNTFHLWLRPGLETIAAHGGLHRFMGWDRPILTDSGGFQVFSLGDLRKISEEGVKFASPVNGDRLFLSPEISMQIQRVLNSDIVMQFDECTPYEIDGRPATEVEAGQSMRMSLRWAKRSIDEFNRLENPNALFGIVQGGMYEHLRDESLAGLSELDFHGYAIGGLSVGEPKEDMMRVLEHVAPRLPANKPHYLMGVGTPEDLVAGVAAGVDMFDCVMPTRNARNGWLFTRFGDLKIRNASHKSDTRPLDETCGCYTCRNFSRAYLHHLQRAGEILGARLNTIHNLHYYLTLMQEIRDAIEAHRFDAFVAQFRAERARGVQ